In Pelodiscus sinensis isolate JC-2024 chromosome 19, ASM4963464v1, whole genome shotgun sequence, the DNA window ggggagcgtagcggggtgcaggcgtgtccccatgcggggggggggagcgtagcggggtgcaggcgtgtccccatgcagggtgggggagcgtaGTGGAGTGCAGGCGTGTCCccgtgcggggtgggggagcgtagtggggtgcaggcgtgtccccgtgcggggtgggggagcgtagtggggtgcaggcgtgtccccgtgcagggtgggggagcgtaGTGGAGTGCAGGTGTGTCCccgtgcggggtgggggagcgtagtggggtgcaggcgtgtccccatgcagggtgggggagcgtaGTGGAGTGCAGGCGTGTCCCCGTGCGGGGTGGAGGAGCGTAGTGGGGTGCAGGCATGTCcccgtgcgggggggggagcgtagtggggtgcaggcgtgtccccatgcagggtgggggagcgtaGTGGAGTGCAGGCGTGTCCccgtgcggggtgggggagcgtagtggggtgcaggcgtgtccccgtgcggggtgggggagcgtagtggggtgcaggcgtgtccccgtgcggggggggggagcgtagtggggtgcaggcgtgtccccgtgcggggggggggggagcgtagtggggtgcaggcgtgtccccgtgcggggtgggggagcatagcggggtgcaggcgtgtccccgtgcggggtgggggagcataGCGGGGTGCAGGCGTGTCCCCATGCGGGGGGGAGCGTAGCGGGGTGCAGGCGTGTccccgtgcggggggggggagcgtagtggggtgcaggcgtgtccccgtgcggggtgggggagcatagcggggtgcaggcgtgtccccgtgcggggtgggggagcgtagtggggtgcaggcgtgtccccgtgcgggggggggagcgtagcggggtgcaggcgtgtccccgtgcggggtgggggagcgtagtggggtgcaggcgtgtccccgtgcggggtgggggagcgtagtggggtgcaggcgtgtccccgtgcggggtgggggagcgtagtggggtgcaggcgtgtccccgtgcggggtgggggagcgtagtggggtgcaggcgtgtccccgtgcgggggggggggagcgtagtGGGGTGCAGTCTCCCCGCTGCAGCTCTTTGGGTGCCCAGTTGTAGAAGACACGagggagccaggcctggcctggTGCCTTGTCATCCCCTCTCTGTCCCCTGCAGGCCAAGAGCCAGGCGCGGGACAGGCTGAAGGAGATGCGCAGTCGCTTGAGGTACAGGGTAAGATTCCTCCTGCGAGATCCACTCGGCTGGGGGACCCTGCGCAGcctccccgtcccccctcccccgcctccgaGCCAGGGATTCCCCCTTGCTGTGGGGATTCCCCAACCCAGCTCCTCTCTGCTCAGCCTCTTGCTGGGGGCGTGGGTggtgccggggctggggggctgatCGTAAGGCGGGCCGGGGTAATTGGTGTGGatgggctgcaggccaggggtAGTTAgatgagaagggggcaggagaccacagggggctcaggattgggggccGGGTCGTAGGTCCTAAGGAAACTTTCTAATCCTCGGCCAGGGCAGGAACCTGCCTGGAGTTCCCATGATGCTCTGCTGGGAGAGCCCCCTTTCAGGATCCCCAGAAAAAGACCCCTTGATTCAAGGGGGCTAGAAccagctgccccccatcccttccGCCCCCCCTTGAATCCCTGCTCCTGGCAGCGGGTCTCCctgggggaggtgctggccccCCCAAGATGCACTGGGCTCCAGACACGGCCCCGTGCAGGCGACCTTCGCCCTCTCCCGCCCGGTTAAGTGGCCTGTTGAAAGGGCACGGAGCCCCTGCTCTCGGCGTTGTTGGGCTCTGGCGCTCCACAGGTTCAAATCCCAGCTCAGGCCAGGAGCCCCTCCCCATGCAGGGCCCCACCAGCTCCCCTTGGCAGCCCCCCACGGGGCCAGGACGCCGATGGGGGCAGCCGGCCCTGGCTCTTCGGACGCCTTGCCGGGGTGTCTGCTCACCAGCCTCCCGCCCGGCGCTTGTCCCCCGCTCCAGGACTTGAGCCAGGCCTCCTTGCTACAGCGGGCTGGCTCCCTGCGGTGCGACCAGCCCTCGGGGACCATGCTGCCCCGGAGCAACCAATCCGAGTGCCTGCAGCGCCGGCTGCCCATCACCCAGCACTTTGGGCAGGTGAGCTCgtgtgggctgggggagggcacagctggatggggggcaggggctgcagaggcAAAAGTGGGGCATCTGGAAGGGAAAACTGGAGGGAGGGTAATTCCCATGCAGAGGTGGAACATCTGGGGGGAGtcacagggcaggcagggaatccTGCAGAGGGGGAACATCTGGAAGCGGGAGCGGGTAGTTGGGGACGGGAAtcgctccccgccccgcccctcccatgtACCCCTTAACCTCTGAGTACCAGCTGGAGGGTGCCAGGCCAGCATGGAAGGGCCTGGGGGGCTAGGGTGGTCCTCCCCCCAGCTGGAGGGGCTCGGTGTTGCACTGCCCTGGGGATCAGTTGCTCCTGCGTCTTTCCTTGCAGTCCCGGCCCCTGCGACCCAATAAACGCGCCGGTCGGACAGAGCTGGAGGCCCAGAGGTAACGGTGGGGTGGGGGCGGTGGGAGCTGGAAGGCAGAGATGGCCTGGGGTGTGGGCCGCAGAGCGGGGGGGTCCCCACCTCCCCCGGTGCGGGCGACGTTCACGTGTCACTGTGTGCGTGGCCGGGGGCGGGTCCGTCGACAGCCCCACGTGGGTCGGGGCGCCACGCGGGAGGGAGGCTGGCGGCTGTGTGCGCGGCACGTGCGGCGTGCGAGTTCACGGCCAGACGTGAGCCTGGGACAGTCGTGGGCCTCACGCGTGCGTGTTTCACTTTCCATCCGTGCGCTCAGCCTCGTGCCTGGCCCTGTACAGAGGCTCTGGAcacagagggcggggggggggggacagcagtgATGCACGAGCACGTGTCCCATGTTGCTCGACTTGCGTGCGGAGACGTGCGAGCTCCCCGTCACACGCGGCCCTGTCGCCCGTTTCCACACgttccagcctcccttcccccctctcgcTCAGGGCTGCCCTGGCCGACGGCCCggaggctccccccagccccgaaGCCAGCCCCAGCGCGGGGGAGCTGGACAAGGGCTTCCTGGAGACGGGCGAGCTGGACCTGCTGGGCGAGATCTTCGAGACGCTGAGCCTGACGGCGCCCACCGGGGTAGGCGTGCTCTACGGCACCCGCAGCCTGGACTTCTGCAGCCTGGAGGAGAGTGGCAGCTTCACCAGGGTGagcgcccctcccctgcaccctccttgcGGGCACCTACATGGGCgtctccctgtgcccccccacggGCAcctccctgcgccccctcccccatgggcatCTCCCTGCGCCTCTTCCCCCGCGGGcatctccctgtgcccccccacaggcacctccctgcgccccccctgccGGCGtctccctgcgccccctcccccatgggcatctccctgcgccccccccaccagcgtctccctgtgtcccctcccccatgggcatCTCCCTGCGCCTCTTCCCCCGCGGGCgtctccctgtgcccccccacggGCACCtccctgtgtcccctcccccatgggcatctccctgcgccccctcccccatgggcatctccctgcgcccccccacaggcacctccctgtgcccccaacctccacaggcttctccctgtgccccctccctgcggGCATCTCCCTGTGCCCCCTACTACCACAGGCacttccctgcacccccttccccgtgGGCACCTCCCAGTGTGTCCCTGCctcaccttcctctccccccccctttcactGGAACCCCCTCAACTCTGCCCCTTGCTTAGCCCCGCCCACATGTTCAcctccaggctccgccccttctgcccctccctcagAACCCTCTGCTAGCCCCTCTCTCACCTTAATCCCCCGACTGCACCCCCTTTTCttagcccccccccactcctttgctccctccctccctatcTTCCCCCCCAGCTCTTTCTCCTGGCCCCTCCATCCCCCAATTTTGCCCCGTCCCTCTCTGACCCAACCACCtgattctgcccctcccccacctttcatctcctagcccctcccctcttcctctagcccctccctccccggtcTGTCTCCCTGCCCTTGCCCGCACCGAGCCTGGCTCCTTGTCCCTTCCAGTGGAGGCCCACGAACCCCAGCGAGGAGAACCTGAGCGGGCGCCAGGCCCGGGACCAGGAgtgctggctgctggaggaggaggacaactCGTCCCTGGAGTTTGCCCCCCCCTCTTCGGAAGAGGCCTCCCTGGCGGAGGAGGAGCCTGGCGACTCCCAGCATGCTTTGCAGCCCCCCGCCAAGGCCACGCGCCCGGCCAGCGGGATGTGGGACCGGGGGATCAATGACGATGAGGAGGGGCCTTGCCAGCCGGCTGAGAGAGGAGCGgcacccagcctggcctggcacaGGCCCACCCAACtcggggaggaggagctggggggctcggccggcaggaggcaggaaggggcTGGCGCAGAGCTCACACCAAACTCTCAGGCAGGAGATCCCCCCGAAACAGCCACTACAGGGACGGCGTCTGAGCAGGCcatgccagggacagagccccgcccccagcaggatagccccaccccctgggtaGAGCCCCGCCTCTCACAGGATAGCCCCACCCCCCGGGTAGAGCCCCACCTCTCACAGGTTAGCTCCGCCCCTGGGACAGAGCCCCACCTCCCACAGGTTAGCTCCGCCCCTGGGACAGAGCCCCGCCTCCCACCGGTTAGCTCCGCCCTTGCGGAAGAGCCCCGCCTCCCACAGGCTAGCTCTGTCCCTGCAgcagagccccacccctcccaggatagccccccctcccctaggGTCCTGTCAGCTGTGGCGCTGTTCCAGGCCAAGGCCCACCAGCAAACTGACTTCAAGGGAGGGGTCCCCCGCCTGGGGGCCGGAGCCAACCCGCCCAGCTCATCCTCGCTGGAGCGGGAGCTggagccagcctcccagcccccagccctgcccaaggtGTCGGAGCTGAAGAAGAGGTTTGAAGCCTAGGAGGCCGTCGGCCTGGAGAGAGCTGCCCCCAGGGGCCCAGGCTGAGCCGGGTTCCCGGTGCTCCAGAAGAACCAGGCCAACAGGGAGACACCGTCCTGCTCCAAGCCCGGCCTGGCTCCAGCCGGCTCCAGCGCCCACAGGAGTCGCCAGTAAATGCTTATGGTAGAAGCGGCAGCTGGCTGAGTTTCCAGAGCCaacctcatgccccctccccacgcccagCTTGGGGGCTCATCGCTCGAGGGTGCCTGCCACATCCCGCCCCCTGGAAGAAAGCGAGTCACTAAGCGCAGGCAGGCCGTTCCCGTTTTTTTATTGATCCTCCCATTAGTttaccaaaaaaataaataaaagttgcCTTTTGGACAGAGCTGGGGAAAACACtgcataacccccccccccccccccccgatcctcaCTGGCTCGGTAGGACTGGCTTCCTactgcaggggaaactgaggcacgagagGGGACAGAGCCTGTCCAAGGTCCCCCAGCGAGCCTGAGGTGGCGCCTTCCTGGCACAGCCAGCCACCCCGTCTAGCTGAGCgttgaggctggggaggaggtggcggGGAAATAGGAGCTGAAGGGGGTCGGCGTAAGACCTGCGCAAGGGGTCGCAACTgtagggttacgtctacactggtgggttcttgcgcaagaatctgcagagcatccaccctgcccacccgctcttgcggaAGAAGATTTACAGTTTGGCGTGGTAAGTGAGGGCTTCCTGCGCTTTCCTAACAgctgtaagccctcttgtgcagg includes these proteins:
- the LOC102455881 gene encoding DENN domain-containing protein 1B isoform X4 — protein: MTRVKESSMVQNFTFALTDLEGNQRFGFCRLAGGFQTCLCILSYLPWFEVFYKILNNIADHLAKGQLHELSELLSTLYCHPVPQLNSPVNLEFDQKLNKLKITTGNFLKGRHRDRTQDPAGGTESPSYFIAPDLGSLPTIPENRNLTEFVVAVDVPNMLQLYGSMLYERRILLTSSKLSTLTACVQASSAMLYPMYWQHIYIPTLPPHLLDYCCAPMPYLIGVHSSLMERVRSKALEDVVILNIDTNTLESPFQDLENLPSDVVSLLKLQLKKQSATTGDGVARAFLRAQALLFGSYRDALLCTPGQPISFCQESFLNHKSSTMREFLHNAVHLQLFKQFIDERLEKLNAGVGFSDVFEQEITNSGMAAGNLRSYQLWVESLKKGGGALFHTVKSKTNPAVRNMYKYAKSQARDRLKEMRSRLRYRDLSQASLLQRAGSLRCDQPSGTMLPRSNQSECLQRRLPITQHFGQSRPLRPNKRAGRTELEAQRAALADGPEAPPSPEASPSAGELDKGFLETGELDLLGEIFETLSLTAPTGVGVLYGTRSLDFCSLEESGSFTRWRPTNPSEENLSGRQARDQECWLLEEEDNSSLEFAPPSSEEASLAEEEPGDSQHALQPPAKATRPASGMWDRGINDDEEGPCQPAERGAAPSLAWHRPTQLGEEELGGSAGRRQEGAGAELTPNSQAGDPPETATTGTASEQAMPGTEPRPQQDSPTPWVEPRLSQDSPTPRVEPHLSQVSSAPGTEPHLPQVSSAPGTEPRLPPVSSALAEEPRLPQASSVPAAEPHPSQDSPPSPRVLSAVALFQAKAHQQTDFKGGVPRLGAGANPPSSSSLERELEPASQPPALPKVSELKKRFEA
- the LOC102455881 gene encoding DENN domain-containing protein 1B isoform X2 translates to MGSRIKENPQKTFDLFFEAACPKSAEDDPQVLRQFPEEFDDQESIQMLPKFCFPFDVARVKESSMVQNFTFALTDLEGNQRFGFCRLAGGFQTCLCILSYLPWFEVFYKILNNIADHLAKGQLHELSELLSTLYCHPVPQLNSPVNLEFDQKLNKLKITTGNFLKGRHRDRTQDPAGGTESPSYFIAPDLGSLPTIPENRNLTEFVVAVDVPNMLQLYGSMLYERRILLTSSKLSTLTACVQASSAMLYPMYWQHIYIPTLPPHLLDYCCAPMPYLIGVHSSLMERVRSKALEDVVILNIDTNTLESPFQDLENLPSDVVSLLKLQLKKQSATTGDGVARAFLRAQALLFGSYRDALLCTPGQPISFCQESFLNHKSSTMREFLHNAVHLQLFKQFIDERLEKLNAGVGFSDVFEQEITNSGMAAGNLRSYQLWVESLKAKSQARDRLKEMRSRLRYRDLSQASLLQRAGSLRCDQPSGTMLPRSNQSECLQRRLPITQHFGQSRPLRPNKRAGRTELEAQRAALADGPEAPPSPEASPSAGELDKGFLETGELDLLGEIFETLSLTAPTGVGVLYGTRSLDFCSLEESGSFTRWRPTNPSEENLSGRQARDQECWLLEEEDNSSLEFAPPSSEEASLAEEEPGDSQHALQPPAKATRPASGMWDRGINDDEEGPCQPAERGAAPSLAWHRPTQLGEEELGGSAGRRQEGAGAELTPNSQAGDPPETATTGTASEQAMPGTEPRPQQDSPTPWVEPRLSQDSPTPRVEPHLSQVSSAPGTEPHLPQVSSAPGTEPRLPPVSSALAEEPRLPQASSVPAAEPHPSQDSPPSPRVLSAVALFQAKAHQQTDFKGGVPRLGAGANPPSSSSLERELEPASQPPALPKVSELKKRFEA
- the LOC102455881 gene encoding DENN domain-containing protein 1B isoform X3, with the translated sequence MGSRIKENPQKTFDLFFEAACPKSAEDDPQVLRQFPEEFDDQESIQMLPKFCFPFDVARVKESSMVQNFTFALTDLEGNQRFGFCRLAGGFQTCLCILSYLPWFEVFYKILNNIADHLAKGQLHELSELLSTLYCHPVPQLNSPVNLEFPSYFIAPDLGSLPTIPENRNLTEFVVAVDVPNMLQLYGSMLYERRILLTSSKLSTLTACVQASSAMLYPMYWQHIYIPTLPPHLLDYCCAPMPYLIGVHSSLMERVRSKALEDVVILNIDTNTLESPFQDLENLPSDVVSLLKLQLKKQSATTGDGVARAFLRAQALLFGSYRDALLCTPGQPISFCQESFLNHKSSTMREFLHNAVHLQLFKQFIDERLEKLNAGVGFSDVFEQEITNSGMAAGNLRSYQLWVESLKKGGGALFHTVKSKTNPAVRNMYKYAKSQARDRLKEMRSRLRYRDLSQASLLQRAGSLRCDQPSGTMLPRSNQSECLQRRLPITQHFGQSRPLRPNKRAGRTELEAQRAALADGPEAPPSPEASPSAGELDKGFLETGELDLLGEIFETLSLTAPTGVGVLYGTRSLDFCSLEESGSFTRWRPTNPSEENLSGRQARDQECWLLEEEDNSSLEFAPPSSEEASLAEEEPGDSQHALQPPAKATRPASGMWDRGINDDEEGPCQPAERGAAPSLAWHRPTQLGEEELGGSAGRRQEGAGAELTPNSQAGDPPETATTGTASEQAMPGTEPRPQQDSPTPWVEPRLSQDSPTPRVEPHLSQVSSAPGTEPHLPQVSSAPGTEPRLPPVSSALAEEPRLPQASSVPAAEPHPSQDSPPSPRVLSAVALFQAKAHQQTDFKGGVPRLGAGANPPSSSSLERELEPASQPPALPKVSELKKRFEA